In a genomic window of Vigna angularis cultivar LongXiaoDou No.4 chromosome 6, ASM1680809v1, whole genome shotgun sequence:
- the LOC108341952 gene encoding GDSL esterase/lipase At1g54790 isoform X2, with protein MASKNVFFHFVLVSMCLARSNSAEFKYPAVFNFGDSNSDTGDLAAGLGFQVAPPNGQDYFKIPSGRFCDGRLMVDFLMDAMDLPFLNAYLDSLGLPNFRKGCNFAAAAATILPATSSSLCPFSFGVQVSQFLRFKARALELIAKGRKFDKYVPDENIFEKGLYMFDIGQNDLAGAFYSKTLDQILASIPTILLELEKGIKNLYDQGARYFWIHNTGPLGCLPQNIAKFGTDASKLDELGCVGSHNQAAKIFNLQLHALCTKLQGQYPDSNVTYVDIFSIKSNLISNFSRYGFEQPIMACCGFGGPPLNYDSRVSCGETKTFNGTTITAQACNDSSEYISWDGIHYTETANQYVASQILTGKYSDPPFSDKMPFLLKLKF; from the exons ATGGCTTCCAAGAatgtattttttcattttgtcttGGTTTCCATGTGTTTAGCTAGGTCAAATTCGGCGGAGTTCAAATACCCAGCAGTTTTCAACTTCGGTGATTCAAACTCGGACACAGGAGACTTGGCTGCAGGGTTGGGCTTTCAGGTTGCACCACCTAATGGACAGGATTACTTCAAAATTCCATCCGGGAGGTTCTGCGATGGCCGTCTCATGGTGGACTTcctaa TGGATGCTATGGACTTGCCATTCCTAAATGCCTACCTGGATTCTTTGGGTTTGCCAAATTTTAGGAAAGGATGCAACTTTGCTGCAGCAGCTGCAACTATCCTCCCAGCCACTTCATCTTCCCTCTGCCCCTTTTCCTTTGGGGTTCAGGTGTCTCAGTTCCTCCGATTCAAAGCTAGGGCCCTTGAATTGATTGCCAAAG GCAGGAAATTTGATAAGTACGTCCCAGATGAGAATATTTTCGAGAAGGGATTGTACATGTTTGACATTGGCCAGAATGATCTTGCTGGAGCATTTTATTCAAAAACTTTGGACCAAATACTTGCCTCAATTCCGACAATTCTTTTAGAACTTGAAAAGGGAATAAAG AATCTCTATGACCAGGGGGCTAGATATTTCTGGATACATAATACAGGGCCTCTTGGATGCTTGCCTCAGAACATCGCCAAATTTGGAACTGATGCATCAAAACTTGACGAACTGGGATGTGTTGGTTCACACAACCAAGCTGCTAAAATCTTTAACCTACAGCTACACGCTCTCTGTACTAAATTGCAGGGCCAATATCCAGACTCGAATGTCACATACGTGGATATCTTCTCTATAAAATCAAATCTGATTTCAAACTTTTCCAGATACG GGTTTGAACAACCTATTATGGCTTGTTGTGGATTCGGAGGTCCACCCCTCAACTATGACAGTCGAGTTTCCTGTGGGGAAACAAAGACCTTCAACGGAACCACAATCACAGCACAAGCTTGCAATGATTCTAGTGAGTACATAAGCTGGGATGGGATTCATTACACTGAGACTGCTAATCAATATGTAGCATCACAAATTCTCACCGGAAAGTACTCCGATCCTCCTTTCTCAGACAAAATGCCCTTCCTACTTAAGCTCAAGTTCTAG
- the LOC108342861 gene encoding uncharacterized protein LOC108342861, with protein sequence MKFNLEMNHLNAEAGMRQRNNDQNMVKCLYLPWESASVSQLQDIRADVVLGADVIYDPVYQPHLVRVLAILLNPMNSEFCRQHASCKGISPNIKHENCEHNHEHAIDISHSRFKASHDDDSYSQPKETPVAYISYVIRNIETFNYFMSLGRQAHLDIVDLTDSLKPLNLLCYMQSYNQASVRLLRITGNNKNG encoded by the exons ATGAAGTTTAATCTGGAGATGAACCACCTGAATGCCGAAGCTGGCATGCGGCAAAGAAACAATGACCAAAACATG GTAAAATGCTTGTATCTGCCGTGGGAATCTGCATCAGTTAGTCAACTCCAAGATATCAGGGCTGATGTTGT TCTGGGTGCAGATGTGATATATGATCCTGTTTATCAACCACATCTTGTTCGAGTACTTGCCATTCTTTTGAATCCGATGAATTCGGAGTTTTGCAGACAGCATGCAAGTTGTAAGGGCATTTCCCCAAACATTAAACATGAAAATTGTGAACATAATCACGAACATGCTATTGACATATCTCACAGTAGATTCAAAGCAAGCCATGATGATGATAGTTACAGCCAGCCAAAGGAAACACCGGTGGCTTATATTTCATATGTTATCAGAAACATTGAAACTTTCAACTATTTCATGTCCCTGGGAAGACAGGCTCATCTTGATATTGTGGACCTTACTGATTCATTGAAGCCACTAAATCTCCTCTGCTACATGCAATCATACAATCAAGCCAGTGTAAGACTATTGCGTATCACTGGCAATAATAAAAATGGCTAg
- the LOC108341952 gene encoding GDSL esterase/lipase At1g54790 isoform X3, translating into MASKNVFFHFVLVSMCLARSNSAEFKYPAVFNFGDSNSDTGDLAAGLGFQVAPPNGQDYFKIPSGRFCDGRLMVDFLSNFYLYPNSIAMATNTCTLQILSLIAICIPCAISFQLDFPAVFNFGDSNSDTGALVAGGFESLYPPNGQTYFQIPSGRYSDGRLIIDFLMDAMDLPFLNAYLDSLGLPNFRKGCNFAAAAATILPATSSSLCPFSFGVQVSQFLRFKARALELIAKGRKFDKYVPDENIFEKGLYMFDIGQNDLAGAFYSKTLDQILASIPTILLELEKGIKNLYDQGARYFWIHNTGPLGCLPQNIAKFGTDASKLDELGCVGSHNQAAKIFNLQLHALCTKLQGQYPDSNVTYVDIFSIKSNLISNFSRYGFEQPIMACCGFGGPPLNYDSRVSCGETKTFNGTTITAQACNDSSEYISWDGIHYTETANQYVASQILTGKYSDPPFSDKMPFLLKLKF; encoded by the exons ATGGCTTCCAAGAatgtattttttcattttgtcttGGTTTCCATGTGTTTAGCTAGGTCAAATTCGGCGGAGTTCAAATACCCAGCAGTTTTCAACTTCGGTGATTCAAACTCGGACACAGGAGACTTGGCTGCAGGGTTGGGCTTTCAGGTTGCACCACCTAATGGACAGGATTACTTCAAAATTCCATCCGGGAGGTTCTGCGATGGCCGTCTCATGGTGGACTTcctaagtaatttttatttataccctaat TCAATAGCTATGGCAACCAACACTTGTACCCTTCAGATTCTTTCCCTCATTGCCATCTGCATACCTTGTGCCATATCCTTCCAGTTGGATTTTCCAGCAGTTTTCAACTTTGGTGATTCAAATTCTGATACTGGTGCTCTTGTTGCCGGTGGTTTTGAGAGCCTTTACCCTCCAAATGGACAAACTTACTTCCAAATACCATCGGGGAGATACTCTGATGGCCGTCTCATCATCGATTTCCTTA TGGATGCTATGGACTTGCCATTCCTAAATGCCTACCTGGATTCTTTGGGTTTGCCAAATTTTAGGAAAGGATGCAACTTTGCTGCAGCAGCTGCAACTATCCTCCCAGCCACTTCATCTTCCCTCTGCCCCTTTTCCTTTGGGGTTCAGGTGTCTCAGTTCCTCCGATTCAAAGCTAGGGCCCTTGAATTGATTGCCAAAG GCAGGAAATTTGATAAGTACGTCCCAGATGAGAATATTTTCGAGAAGGGATTGTACATGTTTGACATTGGCCAGAATGATCTTGCTGGAGCATTTTATTCAAAAACTTTGGACCAAATACTTGCCTCAATTCCGACAATTCTTTTAGAACTTGAAAAGGGAATAAAG AATCTCTATGACCAGGGGGCTAGATATTTCTGGATACATAATACAGGGCCTCTTGGATGCTTGCCTCAGAACATCGCCAAATTTGGAACTGATGCATCAAAACTTGACGAACTGGGATGTGTTGGTTCACACAACCAAGCTGCTAAAATCTTTAACCTACAGCTACACGCTCTCTGTACTAAATTGCAGGGCCAATATCCAGACTCGAATGTCACATACGTGGATATCTTCTCTATAAAATCAAATCTGATTTCAAACTTTTCCAGATACG GGTTTGAACAACCTATTATGGCTTGTTGTGGATTCGGAGGTCCACCCCTCAACTATGACAGTCGAGTTTCCTGTGGGGAAACAAAGACCTTCAACGGAACCACAATCACAGCACAAGCTTGCAATGATTCTAGTGAGTACATAAGCTGGGATGGGATTCATTACACTGAGACTGCTAATCAATATGTAGCATCACAAATTCTCACCGGAAAGTACTCCGATCCTCCTTTCTCAGACAAAATGCCCTTCCTACTTAAGCTCAAGTTCTAG
- the LOC108341952 gene encoding GDSL esterase/lipase At1g54790 isoform X1: MATNTCTLQILSLIAICIPCAISFQLDFPAVFNFGDSNSDTGALVAGGFESLYPPNGQTYFQIPSGRYSDGRLIIDFLMDAMDLPFLNAYLDSLGLPNFRKGCNFAAAAATILPATSSSLCPFSFGVQVSQFLRFKARALELIAKGRKFDKYVPDENIFEKGLYMFDIGQNDLAGAFYSKTLDQILASIPTILLELEKGIKNLYDQGARYFWIHNTGPLGCLPQNIAKFGTDASKLDELGCVGSHNQAAKIFNLQLHALCTKLQGQYPDSNVTYVDIFSIKSNLISNFSRYGFEQPIMACCGFGGPPLNYDSRVSCGETKTFNGTTITAQACNDSSEYISWDGIHYTETANQYVASQILTGKYSDPPFSDKMPFLLKLKF; the protein is encoded by the exons ATGGCAACCAACACTTGTACCCTTCAGATTCTTTCCCTCATTGCCATCTGCATACCTTGTGCCATATCCTTCCAGTTGGATTTTCCAGCAGTTTTCAACTTTGGTGATTCAAATTCTGATACTGGTGCTCTTGTTGCCGGTGGTTTTGAGAGCCTTTACCCTCCAAATGGACAAACTTACTTCCAAATACCATCGGGGAGATACTCTGATGGCCGTCTCATCATCGATTTCCTTA TGGATGCTATGGACTTGCCATTCCTAAATGCCTACCTGGATTCTTTGGGTTTGCCAAATTTTAGGAAAGGATGCAACTTTGCTGCAGCAGCTGCAACTATCCTCCCAGCCACTTCATCTTCCCTCTGCCCCTTTTCCTTTGGGGTTCAGGTGTCTCAGTTCCTCCGATTCAAAGCTAGGGCCCTTGAATTGATTGCCAAAG GCAGGAAATTTGATAAGTACGTCCCAGATGAGAATATTTTCGAGAAGGGATTGTACATGTTTGACATTGGCCAGAATGATCTTGCTGGAGCATTTTATTCAAAAACTTTGGACCAAATACTTGCCTCAATTCCGACAATTCTTTTAGAACTTGAAAAGGGAATAAAG AATCTCTATGACCAGGGGGCTAGATATTTCTGGATACATAATACAGGGCCTCTTGGATGCTTGCCTCAGAACATCGCCAAATTTGGAACTGATGCATCAAAACTTGACGAACTGGGATGTGTTGGTTCACACAACCAAGCTGCTAAAATCTTTAACCTACAGCTACACGCTCTCTGTACTAAATTGCAGGGCCAATATCCAGACTCGAATGTCACATACGTGGATATCTTCTCTATAAAATCAAATCTGATTTCAAACTTTTCCAGATACG GGTTTGAACAACCTATTATGGCTTGTTGTGGATTCGGAGGTCCACCCCTCAACTATGACAGTCGAGTTTCCTGTGGGGAAACAAAGACCTTCAACGGAACCACAATCACAGCACAAGCTTGCAATGATTCTAGTGAGTACATAAGCTGGGATGGGATTCATTACACTGAGACTGCTAATCAATATGTAGCATCACAAATTCTCACCGGAAAGTACTCCGATCCTCCTTTCTCAGACAAAATGCCCTTCCTACTTAAGCTCAAGTTCTAG
- the LOC108341546 gene encoding kinesin-like protein KIN-1: MSNITVCARFRPLNSKEKQNDSNSVCIRSRDTETFIFKDEKDEESVFSFDRVFYEQSEQADVYQFLALPMVRDVVDGYNGTIITYGQTGAGKTYSMEGPGILECGEQKKGLLSRVVEGLFDSLNSSDEKKTYSIKLSMVEIYMEKVRDLFDLSKVNIQIKESKSRGILLPGVTEITVLDPVEALQNLSKGIANRTVGETQMNMASSRSHCIYIFTIQREFSRDKRTSFGKLILVDLAGSEKVEKTGAEGRVLDEAKTINKSLSALGNVINSLTCGLQGKTSHIPYRDSKLPRILQDALGGNARTALLCCCSPSAFNASESLSTLRFGARAKHIKASPRMNYSEEKSDTSSSAASPSDDESSARVLNKLREKFNVEDVKFLEELFIQEGILFDLSSVEEESDIDDLTLQMISLLQAAMEKLTATVDELKRENGILRAKVDASTDSLFYKGAENSSIFQNMISGILTFFLRWSGYTSSRRWQ, translated from the exons ATGTCAAATATTACAGTATGCGCACGCTTTAGGCCTTTGAACTCAAAAGAGAAGCAAAATGACAGTAACTCTGTTTGCATTCGATCTAGAGATACCGAAACTTTCATTTTCAAG gACGAAAAGGATGAAGAATCCGTGTTTAGCTTTGATAGAGTGTTCTACGAACAGTCTGAGCAAGCTGATGTCTATCAGTTCCTAGCTCTTCCCATGGTTAGAG ATGTTGTTGATGGATACAATGGGACAATTATCACTTACGGCCAG ACTGGAGCTGGGAAGACATATAGTATGGAG GGACCTGGTATACTTGAATGTGGTGAACAGAAGAAGGGACTTCTTTCAAGAGTTGTAGAGGGACTTTTTGATTCCTTAAATTCTTCtgatgaaaagaaaacatattcaATTAAGTTGTCAATG GTTGAAATCTACATGGAAAAAGTGAG GGACCTATTTGATTTATCAAAAGTTAATATACAAATTAAGGAGAGTAAATCGCGAGGAATATTATTGCCCGGTGTTACAGAG ATTACTGTGCTGGACCCTGTTGAAGCATTGCAAAACCTGTCT AAGGGGATAGCTAACCGGACAGTTGGTGAGACCC aaaTGAACATGGCCAGCAGCAGAAGTCACTGCATTTATATATTCACAATTCAGCGAGAATTTTCCAGAGATAAAAG GACGAGTTTCGGAAAACTAATTCTAGTGGACTTGGCTGGGTCAGAGAAAGTGGAGAAAACAGGAGCAGAGGGAAGAGTTCTAGACGAAGCCAAAACCATAAACAAATCCTTGTCTGCTCTGGGAAATGTAATAAATTCTCTTACATGTGGTCTGCAAGGAAAAACAAGCCATATCCCGTATCGTGATTCCAAGCTCCCTCGAATTCTTCAGGATGCTCTT GGAGGAAATGCTAGAACTGCATTGCTTTGTTGTTGCTCACCCAGCGCTTTTAATGCATCCGAGAGTCTGTCCACTCTTCGTTTCGGTGCAAG GGCGAAACATATAAAGGCGTCGCCTCGCATGAATTACAGTGAAGAAAAAAGTGATACAAGTTCTAGTGCTGCTTCTCCGTCTGATGACGAGTCAAGCGCCAGAGTTTTGAACAAG TTGAGGGAGAAATTTAATGTTGAAGATGTGAAGTTCCTAGAGGAATTGTTCATACAAGAGGGCATTCTGTTTGACCTTTCATCTGTTGAAGAGGAGTCAGACATAGATGACCTCACTTTACAGATGATATCCTTGCTGCAAGCAGCCATGGAAAAGCTTACAGCTACTGTTGATGAG CTTAAAAGGGAGAATGGCATTCTCAGGGCCAAAGTTGATGCCTCCACGGATTCTCTATTCTACAAGGGAGCAGAGAATAGTTCCATTTTTCAGAATATGATTTCAGGTATCCTGACTTTCTTTCTTCGTTGGTCGGGTTACACTTCTTCAAGACGCTGGCAGTGA